One Rossellomorea aquimaris DNA window includes the following coding sequences:
- a CDS encoding phosphatidylglycerophosphatase A, translating into MNKPVHSRDVTKAALQKLKDRGVSIEDIAEIVYEMQYPYNHELNMEDCIESVKRVLLKREIQHAILVGVELDQLAEEKKLSEPLQSIVESDEGLFGVDETIALGAALGYGSIAVTTFGHLDKNKIGIIRDLDTKNGNGVHTFLDDIVASIAANASSRIAHSLRDLEENISEEDKMKFEDEELIG; encoded by the coding sequence ATGAATAAACCTGTACATTCAAGGGATGTAACGAAAGCTGCATTACAGAAGCTGAAAGACAGAGGTGTATCAATAGAAGATATTGCTGAAATCGTCTATGAAATGCAGTATCCATATAATCATGAGTTAAATATGGAAGATTGTATCGAGAGTGTGAAGAGAGTGTTGTTAAAAAGAGAGATTCAGCATGCGATTCTTGTGGGGGTAGAACTGGATCAACTTGCTGAAGAGAAGAAGCTTTCAGAACCACTTCAATCGATTGTAGAATCAGATGAAGGGTTGTTTGGAGTAGACGAGACCATTGCTTTAGGTGCAGCATTAGGATATGGGAGTATCGCTGTTACCACTTTTGGGCATCTTGATAAAAATAAGATCGGTATCATCCGTGACCTCGATACAAAGAACGGGAATGGTGTTCATACCTTTTTGGATGATATCGTGGCAAGTATTGCGGCAAATGCTTCTTCTAGAATCGCACATAGCTTAAGGGACCTTGAAGAAAATATTTCAGAAGAAGATAAGATGAAATTTGAGGATGAGGAATTAATAGGCTAG
- a CDS encoding TAXI family TRAP transporter solute-binding subunit — MKKRSFYLSTAILLVLSVILAACGGGSGGGSSEGEGNKEVDFIGIATGGTGGTYYPLGGTFAKIIEDETGIKSSASTSGASAENMAAIKDSKTEIAFTQTDIASYASEGTEMFSDNKVENARGIATLYPETIQIVTTKDSGIKSVEDLKGKVVSVGEAGSGTLLNAKQILEVHGITLEDLEARNLSFDDSTTGIQDGTIDAAFITSGTPTGAVEGLAATEDITIVPVESGKISELIEKYPYYSEDEIPSGTYSKVDEAVTTVAVRAMLVTNADISEDVIYDVTKAIFENTDAITHAKGELIKAEDGLKGMGIELHPGAKKYFDEKGVSME; from the coding sequence ATGAAAAAACGCAGTTTTTATCTAAGCACTGCAATACTTCTAGTTCTATCTGTCATTCTTGCTGCATGTGGCGGCGGATCAGGCGGAGGATCATCTGAGGGTGAAGGTAACAAAGAGGTTGACTTCATTGGGATTGCTACAGGTGGAACAGGGGGTACATATTACCCGTTAGGCGGAACATTCGCTAAGATCATTGAAGATGAAACAGGAATCAAATCCTCGGCATCCACTTCAGGGGCATCGGCTGAGAATATGGCTGCCATTAAAGACAGTAAAACTGAAATCGCTTTTACACAAACCGACATCGCATCTTATGCATCGGAAGGAACTGAAATGTTCAGCGATAATAAAGTAGAAAACGCAAGAGGAATTGCCACTCTATATCCTGAAACGATTCAAATCGTTACAACAAAGGATTCAGGTATCAAGTCCGTTGAAGATCTGAAAGGTAAAGTAGTTTCTGTCGGTGAAGCCGGATCTGGAACGTTACTGAACGCGAAACAAATCCTTGAGGTTCACGGAATTACGCTAGAAGATTTAGAAGCTCGTAATTTATCATTTGATGATTCAACCACTGGTATCCAGGATGGTACAATCGATGCGGCGTTCATTACTTCAGGTACTCCAACAGGAGCGGTTGAAGGATTGGCCGCAACGGAAGATATCACAATCGTACCGGTTGAATCCGGTAAGATCAGTGAGCTGATCGAGAAGTATCCATACTACTCTGAGGATGAAATTCCTTCAGGGACGTATAGTAAAGTCGATGAGGCAGTTACAACGGTTGCGGTTCGTGCAATGTTAGTAACAAATGCTGATATTTCCGAAGATGTAATCTACGACGTTACAAAAGCCATTTTTGAAAATACAGATGCAATCACTCATGCCAAAGGTGAGTTAATCAAGGCTGAAGATGGACTAAAGGGTATGGGGATTGAATTACATCCTGGTGCGAAGAAATACTTTGATGAAAAAGGCGTTTCAATGGAATAG
- a CDS encoding DUF1850 domain-containing protein, whose protein sequence is MKKISFIGTILIILVLLFITFIPFQTYLVIEPRNTEDDSVLFTLPEDHTFSVRYTHSIHLSEVEEFYRQSTNQIQQTRLLYEDTAIGMPANAEGNETFEMTEEGKYLISNMNKVFPYIDIRIGQVVANHRLVLDGKVYPLADYFDKGSVVRVHLKKQTLYDQWKGVTVVGKR, encoded by the coding sequence ATGAAGAAAATTTCATTCATAGGAACAATTCTCATTATTCTTGTTCTTTTATTCATCACCTTTATTCCCTTTCAAACATATCTGGTAATCGAACCGAGGAATACTGAGGATGATTCCGTCCTTTTTACACTTCCTGAAGATCATACCTTTTCAGTTCGTTACACTCATTCTATTCATCTCTCAGAAGTAGAAGAGTTTTATCGCCAATCTACAAACCAAATTCAACAGACAAGGTTGCTTTATGAGGATACTGCAATTGGTATGCCTGCAAATGCAGAAGGAAATGAAACCTTCGAGATGACTGAAGAAGGAAAATACTTAATTTCAAATATGAATAAAGTGTTTCCATACATTGATATTCGCATCGGACAAGTGGTAGCCAATCATCGTCTCGTATTGGATGGCAAAGTCTATCCTTTAGCTGACTATTTCGATAAAGGCTCTGTCGTTCGAGTGCATTTAAAGAAACAAACACTATATGATCAGTGGAAAGGAGTGACCGTTGTTGGAAAAAGATAA
- a CDS encoding TRAP transporter permease: protein MEKDKEFESLTSEQQQELLEKYDPESSTRKLHHGLFKWVIFYGLLAFSLFQLVASIFQFIPRQLLLSIHLGFALSLVFLLFPARKKNLRKDKVAWYDVVLSVISVGIGAYWPIMQDDIVSRVGIMTSLDFYVGFAAMILVLEATRRAVGLPITIIASTFILYMYYGRLMPGFLAHRGYDWDDIVKTMFFTSEGILGTPLYVSATFIFLFLLFGAFLVKTGVGQYFNDLAVAIAGKRTGGPAKVAIFSSALQGTISGSSVANVVTSGSFTIPMMKKLGYRKEFAGGVEAAASTGGQLMPPIMGAAAFLMVEFIGGISYWDIAKAATIPALLYFTGIWIMTHFEAKRIGLRGLSDEEMPNRKEVLKKIYLLMPILTVIILLVSGMSVMRAALWSIVATIVISAIRKETRIGFKDAVDALVDGARTALSVAVATAAAGMIVGVVTKTGLGLTLANGLVDLAADLTNSSEGKLILTLVFTMIASIVLGMGSPTTANYVITSTIAAPAIILLGAPELAAHLFVFYFGIIADITPPVALAAFAAAGVSGGEPIRTGVNSAKLAIAAFIIPYMFVLSPELLMIDTTIPRLLWVVFTAITGMMAIGAGMIGYWYRRVYVIERFLCVAAGLMLIYPEGSTDIIGLVLFAVMLALQFFIKREDKTPKKATA from the coding sequence TTGGAAAAAGATAAAGAATTCGAATCATTAACCTCCGAACAACAACAAGAATTATTAGAAAAATATGATCCTGAATCATCAACGAGAAAGCTTCATCATGGACTGTTTAAATGGGTGATTTTCTATGGTCTATTAGCATTTTCATTATTTCAATTAGTCGCATCGATCTTTCAATTTATCCCTAGACAATTATTATTATCCATTCATTTAGGGTTTGCTTTGTCACTTGTCTTTCTTCTTTTTCCTGCCAGGAAAAAGAATCTGCGAAAAGATAAAGTGGCTTGGTATGACGTCGTTCTCTCTGTCATATCTGTAGGAATTGGTGCATACTGGCCGATTATGCAAGATGACATAGTCAGCAGAGTCGGCATCATGACATCACTTGATTTTTATGTTGGTTTTGCTGCGATGATCTTAGTATTGGAGGCAACCCGTCGTGCAGTCGGATTACCCATCACGATTATCGCCTCTACTTTCATTCTCTATATGTATTACGGGCGGTTGATGCCTGGATTCCTTGCGCACAGGGGATATGATTGGGACGATATTGTTAAGACGATGTTCTTTACAAGTGAAGGGATTCTTGGAACGCCACTATATGTTTCAGCAACCTTCATCTTCCTATTCTTATTATTCGGGGCCTTCCTCGTTAAAACAGGCGTAGGGCAATATTTCAATGATTTAGCTGTGGCCATTGCCGGTAAGCGCACTGGTGGGCCTGCTAAGGTTGCAATCTTCTCGAGTGCCCTGCAAGGAACGATCAGCGGGAGTTCCGTGGCGAACGTTGTAACATCTGGTTCCTTTACGATTCCAATGATGAAAAAGCTCGGCTATCGTAAAGAGTTTGCAGGTGGAGTAGAGGCTGCAGCCTCTACGGGTGGTCAGTTAATGCCGCCGATCATGGGAGCTGCAGCATTCTTGATGGTTGAATTCATCGGTGGAATCTCTTACTGGGATATCGCAAAGGCAGCCACCATTCCTGCTCTTTTGTACTTTACAGGAATTTGGATTATGACTCATTTTGAAGCGAAGCGAATCGGTCTTCGCGGTCTTTCAGACGAAGAAATGCCTAATCGTAAAGAAGTTTTAAAGAAAATTTACTTATTGATGCCGATTCTTACGGTCATTATTTTATTAGTCAGCGGTATGAGTGTTATGCGTGCAGCACTTTGGTCAATTGTTGCTACGATCGTGATTAGCGCGATTCGAAAAGAGACAAGGATTGGCTTTAAAGATGCTGTAGACGCACTCGTAGACGGTGCACGTACTGCGCTTTCCGTAGCTGTAGCAACTGCGGCTGCAGGGATGATTGTCGGCGTAGTGACGAAAACGGGATTAGGGCTTACACTTGCGAATGGTTTAGTTGACCTTGCTGCTGATCTAACAAATTCATCAGAAGGTAAATTAATCCTGACCCTGGTATTTACGATGATTGCATCGATTGTATTAGGTATGGGATCACCGACAACGGCCAATTATGTAATCACGTCCACAATCGCGGCACCTGCGATCATACTGTTAGGTGCACCTGAGTTAGCGGCTCACTTATTTGTCTTTTACTTTGGTATCATTGCAGATATTACGCCACCCGTGGCTCTTGCAGCATTTGCCGCCGCCGGGGTGTCAGGGGGAGAGCCGATACGGACCGGTGTCAATTCTGCTAAATTAGCGATTGCCGCCTTTATTATTCCGTATATGTTCGTCCTGTCTCCTGAGTTGCTGATGATTGATACAACAATCCCGAGATTATTATGGGTTGTCTTTACGGCAATAACCGGAATGATGGCCATAGGGGCAGGGATGATCGGGTATTGGTACAGAAGAGTGTATGTGATTGAACGTTTCCTTTGTGTAGCAGCCGGATTAATGCTGATCTACCCGGAGGGAAGCACAGACATCATAGGTTTAGTATTATTTGCTGTGATGCTCGCGTTACAATTCTTCATTAAAAGAGAAGACAAAACACCAAAAAAAGCAACAGCATAA
- a CDS encoding cold-shock protein produces MENGKVKWFNAEKGFGFIEVEGGDDVFVHFSAIQGEGFKSLDEGQEVSFDVEQGARGPQAANVRKA; encoded by the coding sequence ATGGAAAATGGTAAAGTAAAATGGTTTAACGCAGAAAAAGGTTTCGGATTCATCGAAGTAGAAGGTGGAGACGACGTATTCGTACACTTCTCAGCGATCCAAGGTGAAGGTTTCAAATCTCTTGACGAAGGTCAAGAAGTATCTTTCGACGTTGAACAAGGTGCTCGTGGACCACAAGCAGCTAACGTACGTAAAGCATAA
- a CDS encoding 3-hydroxyacyl-CoA dehydrogenase produces MEMKEIVAIVTGGASGLGEATVRRIIEEGGKAYILDLNEERAAALKEEYGDSIGFNKTDVTKEEQVLEAMEGSIQAFGGFNTVVNCAGIAPPGKVVGRKGIHSLDRFAKVIEINLIGTFNVIRLAAEKMMANTPNDHGERGVIVNTASVAAFDGQIGQAAYSASKGGVVGMTLPIARELAKDGIRVMTVAPGLFHTPMFDTLPDDTRNSLGKMVPFPPRLGHPSEYAQLVKSILENPMLNGETIRLDGAIRMQPK; encoded by the coding sequence GTGGAAATGAAAGAAATAGTCGCCATAGTGACAGGTGGTGCATCCGGGCTGGGTGAAGCTACAGTAAGAAGGATAATTGAGGAAGGCGGTAAGGCGTATATACTGGATCTCAATGAAGAGAGAGCAGCTGCCTTGAAAGAGGAGTATGGAGATTCCATTGGCTTTAATAAAACAGACGTTACAAAGGAAGAACAGGTGTTAGAAGCCATGGAGGGATCGATACAGGCTTTTGGCGGGTTTAATACAGTAGTGAATTGTGCAGGGATTGCTCCACCAGGTAAAGTGGTAGGTAGAAAAGGGATTCACTCCCTTGATCGATTTGCCAAAGTAATTGAGATTAACTTAATTGGTACGTTCAATGTGATACGCTTGGCTGCAGAAAAGATGATGGCTAATACACCAAATGACCACGGAGAAAGAGGGGTCATCGTCAATACTGCTTCCGTTGCTGCATTTGATGGGCAAATTGGTCAGGCTGCTTATAGTGCTTCTAAAGGTGGTGTGGTCGGGATGACTCTTCCGATTGCCAGGGAGCTTGCAAAGGATGGTATAAGAGTCATGACCGTTGCTCCAGGGTTATTTCATACCCCGATGTTTGACACACTTCCTGATGATACAAGAAATTCGCTTGGAAAGATGGTGCCCTTTCCACCAAGGCTCGGTCACCCTTCTGAATATGCTCAATTAGTGAAGAGTATACTCGAGAATCCAATGCTGAACGGTGAAACGATCCGATTAGACGGTGCGATTAGAATGCAGCCAAAGTAA
- a CDS encoding acyl-CoA dehydrogenase family protein, which produces MKHHYLTKDHSIFRQALRKFLQKEAYPFYDEWEKNRMVPRAFWTKMGEQGFLCPDVDEEYGGSGVDWGFSVIINEELERVGSGLIGIGLHNDIVVPYISEYGSEEQKKKWLPSCTSGKMITAIAMTEPGTGSDLAGIKTTAKLEGDHYVVNGQKTFITNGIQGDLVIVACKTDTTISPPHKGISLLAIERGSPGFSRGRKLDKVGLHCQDTAELIFEDCKVPKDNLIGEEGKGFQYLMNKLQQERLIVAIAAQTASEEMFSLTMDYVKSREAFGRAIGEFQNTQFKMAEMATDIEMGRVFLDGLIAEHMDGKDVVTKVSMAKYKLTEMARQIATECMQLHGGYGYMEEYQIARRYRDIPVASIYAGTNEIMKVIIAKNLGL; this is translated from the coding sequence ATGAAACATCATTATTTAACGAAGGATCATAGCATATTCAGGCAGGCACTTCGAAAATTTTTACAAAAAGAGGCCTATCCTTTCTATGATGAATGGGAGAAAAACAGGATGGTTCCTAGGGCCTTTTGGACGAAGATGGGAGAGCAGGGGTTTCTTTGTCCCGACGTTGACGAGGAGTACGGTGGAAGCGGAGTGGATTGGGGATTTTCCGTGATTATCAATGAAGAATTGGAACGGGTAGGTTCTGGTTTGATCGGGATAGGGTTGCACAATGATATTGTAGTCCCTTATATATCTGAATATGGAAGTGAGGAACAGAAAAAAAAGTGGCTTCCCTCATGCACGAGTGGAAAAATGATTACGGCCATTGCCATGACGGAGCCTGGTACAGGATCTGATTTAGCCGGGATTAAAACGACGGCTAAGCTTGAGGGGGACCATTATGTTGTGAATGGTCAAAAGACCTTCATTACAAATGGGATTCAAGGTGATTTAGTGATTGTTGCATGCAAAACAGATACGACCATCAGCCCGCCTCACAAAGGGATCAGTTTGTTGGCCATTGAAAGGGGTTCACCCGGATTCTCCAGGGGAAGGAAGCTTGATAAAGTTGGTTTGCACTGTCAGGATACAGCCGAGCTGATTTTTGAAGATTGCAAGGTGCCGAAAGATAATTTGATTGGGGAAGAGGGCAAGGGATTTCAATATCTGATGAATAAGCTCCAGCAAGAACGTCTAATCGTCGCAATAGCTGCTCAGACTGCTTCAGAAGAAATGTTTTCTCTCACGATGGATTATGTGAAAAGCCGTGAAGCGTTCGGAAGGGCGATTGGTGAATTTCAGAATACACAATTTAAGATGGCGGAAATGGCGACGGATATTGAGATGGGCAGGGTATTCCTCGATGGTTTGATCGCCGAACATATGGATGGGAAAGATGTCGTGACGAAGGTTTCCATGGCCAAATATAAATTGACTGAAATGGCAAGGCAAATCGCCACTGAATGCATGCAGCTTCATGGTGGATACGGCTACATGGAAGAGTATCAAATTGCGAGAAGATACAGGGATATTCCTGTTGCAAGTATATATGCAGGGACAAATGAGATCATGAAAGTGATCATAGCGAAGAATCTTGGATTATAG
- a CDS encoding thiolase family protein: MREVVIVEGIRSAVGRRKGSLKEMRPDDLAGEVLKGIVERAGIDPGLIDDVILGCVTQSGEQAGDIARVAALIAGFPIEVPGTTIDRQCGSSQQAVHFASQAILSGDMDIVIAGGVENMSRTPIGSNYQGAPFSEKLSGQHEIIHQGLSAERIAEEYGFSREDLDQFAYSSHQKALNAQDAGYFDREIYEVMVKSSDGTVFPFSKDEGPRKETSLEVLSNLKPAFKEDGIIHAGNASQISDGAAALLLMTREKAEELGLKARFKVHTRVVVGSDPTLMLTGPIPATKKVLEKAGLSLSEIDVFEVNEAFAPVALAWLKEIGADPSKLNPNGGAIALGHPLGASGARIMVSMMHELERSGGRYGLQTMCEGHGMANATIIERLEA; this comes from the coding sequence ATGAGAGAGGTTGTTATCGTTGAAGGAATACGATCTGCAGTTGGGAGAAGAAAGGGTTCGTTGAAAGAAATGAGGCCCGATGATTTAGCAGGGGAAGTGCTGAAAGGGATAGTGGAAAGAGCAGGGATTGACCCTGGGCTAATCGATGATGTCATATTAGGATGTGTTACTCAATCAGGTGAGCAGGCTGGTGATATTGCCAGGGTGGCTGCATTGATTGCCGGTTTTCCCATCGAAGTACCTGGTACGACAATCGACCGACAATGCGGATCGAGCCAGCAGGCTGTCCATTTTGCATCACAAGCAATTCTTTCCGGCGACATGGATATCGTGATTGCTGGCGGGGTTGAGAATATGTCAAGAACTCCAATCGGTTCAAACTACCAGGGGGCTCCCTTTAGTGAAAAGCTTAGTGGCCAACACGAAATCATCCACCAGGGTCTATCTGCAGAACGGATTGCTGAAGAGTATGGATTCAGTCGTGAAGATCTTGATCAGTTCGCATATTCCAGTCATCAAAAGGCGTTAAATGCTCAAGATGCTGGTTATTTCGACCGGGAAATTTATGAGGTTATGGTTAAAAGCTCGGATGGTACTGTATTTCCGTTTTCTAAAGACGAAGGACCAAGAAAGGAAACGTCACTGGAAGTGCTTTCAAATTTAAAACCTGCATTTAAAGAAGATGGTATCATTCATGCAGGTAATGCAAGCCAAATTAGTGATGGGGCTGCCGCACTTCTTTTAATGACACGGGAGAAGGCTGAAGAATTAGGGTTGAAGGCAAGATTTAAGGTTCATACCCGCGTGGTGGTCGGATCTGATCCTACCCTTATGTTGACCGGACCTATACCTGCAACGAAGAAAGTCCTGGAGAAAGCAGGATTATCATTGTCAGAAATTGATGTCTTCGAAGTGAATGAAGCATTCGCACCTGTTGCCCTTGCCTGGTTAAAAGAGATAGGAGCCGACCCTTCCAAACTGAATCCAAACGGGGGAGCGATTGCCCTGGGACATCCATTGGGCGCCAGCGGGGCACGCATCATGGTGAGCATGATGCATGAACTGGAGCGTTCTGGAGGAAGATACGGCCTTCAAACGATGTGCGAAGGCCATGGTATGGCAAATGCAACAATCATTGAAAGACTGGAAGCTTAA
- a CDS encoding nucleotide pyrophosphohydrolase yields the protein MNQLCEKVIEFRDERNWDGNHNEKDLAISISLEANELLENFQWKTSREAVEATRQNIKEEMADVLIYLVQLADKMDIDLEEEVYRKLEKNALKYPK from the coding sequence ATGAATCAACTGTGTGAAAAAGTCATTGAATTCAGGGATGAGCGAAATTGGGATGGCAATCATAATGAAAAGGATCTTGCCATTTCCATTTCATTAGAGGCAAATGAACTCCTGGAAAACTTCCAATGGAAAACAAGTCGGGAAGCAGTGGAAGCGACACGTCAGAATATTAAAGAAGAGATGGCTGATGTCCTGATTTATTTAGTCCAGCTGGCTGATAAAATGGATATCGACTTAGAAGAAGAAGTGTATAGGAAGCTGGAAAAGAATGCACTGAAGTATCCGAAGTAA
- a CDS encoding MurR/RpiR family transcriptional regulator has translation MKEDKVQHCLPRIRSHYSQFSEKEKMIADFIIANPEKIIHSTISGVAEELNVADATVFRFCKRLGFKGYQAMKISLASDLVTPIEDIHETINEGDSEGVIAQKVFRSNIRTLEDSLSMLNEEMFTKAIRGMIGARRIEFYGTGGSGFVAMDAHHKFLRTGMTTTAYNDPHMQLISASQLTDTDVIVFISHSGSNKDLLEVLDVAKKNRVTTIAITHFAKSPLSNGVDIPLFTVSQETEYRSEALASRISQLSIVDALYVNTMMKRKDLSKASLQKIRDAISIKKI, from the coding sequence ATGAAAGAGGATAAAGTACAGCATTGTTTACCTCGTATCCGTTCCCATTACTCTCAATTCAGTGAAAAAGAAAAGATGATTGCAGATTTTATTATTGCTAATCCAGAAAAAATTATCCACTCCACCATCAGTGGTGTAGCAGAAGAATTGAACGTTGCAGATGCTACAGTCTTCCGATTCTGTAAACGATTGGGATTTAAAGGCTACCAGGCCATGAAGATTTCTCTTGCATCCGACCTGGTGACCCCTATCGAAGATATTCATGAAACAATCAATGAAGGGGACTCTGAGGGTGTTATCGCCCAAAAAGTGTTCAGGTCCAATATCAGAACATTAGAGGATTCTTTAAGCATGCTGAACGAAGAAATGTTTACGAAAGCTATTCGAGGAATGATAGGTGCCAGAAGGATAGAGTTCTACGGGACGGGTGGATCGGGGTTTGTTGCCATGGATGCTCATCATAAGTTCCTCAGAACCGGCATGACCACTACGGCGTACAACGATCCTCATATGCAGCTGATCTCCGCTTCCCAATTGACCGATACAGATGTGATTGTCTTTATCTCTCATTCAGGATCGAACAAAGATCTATTAGAAGTGTTAGACGTAGCGAAGAAGAATCGGGTAACGACCATCGCCATTACTCACTTTGCCAAATCCCCTCTGAGCAACGGGGTCGACATTCCTCTTTTTACGGTATCTCAAGAAACCGAATATCGATCTGAAGCACTTGCTTCAAGAATCAGTCAGCTTAGTATTGTTGATGCCCTCTACGTCAACACCATGATGAAAAGAAAAGATCTATCCAAAGCTTCCCTGCAAAAAATACGTGACGCGATTTCCATTAAGAAAATATAG
- the gndA gene encoding NADP-dependent phosphogluconate dehydrogenase: MNKQQIGVAGVGVMGKSLALNFESRGYSVSIYDVSDEKVREVLEEHPEKKMVGTHDVKEFVQSLETPRKILIMVPAGNITDKAIESLLPHLDQGDILIDGGNTYFEDTIRRNKELGEKGINFIGAGVSGGEEGALYGPAIMPSGQKEAYDLVEPFLTAIAAKVKGDACSTYIGPDGSGHYVKMVHNGIEYSDMQLICEAYYLMKNVLGLSATELHEIFKEWNAGELDSYLIEITADIFTKVDEETGKPLVDVILDTAGQKGTGKWTSISALELGVPLSIITESVFARFISAMKEERVKASKILRGPRNKEFSGNKEEFIEMIRKALYLSKICSYAQGFAQLQAASDEYNWNLKPGEISMIFRGGCIIRAGFLEEIKKAYDREPGLTNLLLDPYFKEIVENYQEEAREVVATAIKLGIPVPGLASALAYYDSYRSESLPANLLQAQRDYFGAHTYQRVDKVGTFHTDWLSK, encoded by the coding sequence ATGAATAAACAACAAATAGGGGTTGCTGGTGTCGGAGTGATGGGGAAGAGTCTGGCTTTGAATTTCGAAAGCAGAGGCTATTCCGTTTCCATCTATGATGTGTCTGATGAGAAGGTAAGAGAAGTTCTTGAAGAGCATCCAGAGAAGAAGATGGTCGGTACTCACGATGTAAAAGAGTTCGTGCAGTCTTTAGAAACACCACGAAAAATATTGATTATGGTCCCAGCAGGTAATATTACCGATAAAGCTATTGAATCATTGCTTCCACATTTAGATCAGGGAGATATTCTGATAGATGGAGGAAACACATACTTTGAAGATACGATTCGCCGCAATAAGGAACTTGGTGAAAAAGGAATCAACTTCATCGGTGCAGGTGTTTCGGGCGGAGAAGAAGGCGCTTTATACGGTCCTGCTATCATGCCGAGCGGTCAGAAGGAAGCATACGACTTAGTCGAGCCTTTCTTGACAGCGATTGCGGCCAAGGTAAAAGGCGATGCATGCAGTACATATATCGGTCCGGATGGATCAGGCCATTATGTGAAAATGGTCCACAATGGAATTGAGTACAGTGATATGCAACTTATCTGTGAAGCGTATTATCTTATGAAAAATGTATTGGGTTTAAGCGCAACAGAACTGCATGAGATATTCAAAGAATGGAACGCGGGGGAGCTTGACAGCTACCTGATTGAAATCACGGCTGATATTTTCACAAAGGTGGATGAAGAAACAGGAAAGCCACTTGTTGACGTGATCCTGGATACAGCAGGGCAAAAAGGAACAGGGAAATGGACGAGTATTTCTGCACTGGAATTAGGTGTACCATTATCGATCATTACTGAATCTGTGTTTGCCCGTTTCATCTCTGCCATGAAGGAAGAAAGAGTGAAGGCAAGTAAAATCTTAAGAGGACCAAGAAATAAGGAGTTCTCCGGTAACAAAGAAGAGTTTATCGAAATGATTCGTAAAGCGTTGTATTTAAGCAAAATTTGTTCATATGCACAGGGTTTCGCCCAGCTTCAAGCTGCTTCGGATGAGTATAACTGGAACTTGAAACCAGGAGAGATTTCCATGATCTTCAGAGGTGGATGCATCATTCGTGCAGGTTTCCTGGAAGAAATCAAGAAAGCGTATGATCGTGAACCGGGATTAACGAATTTACTGCTTGATCCGTATTTCAAGGAAATCGTTGAAAACTATCAGGAGGAAGCGAGAGAAGTGGTGGCTACAGCCATTAAGTTAGGTATCCCTGTACCGGGTCTTGCAAGTGCTTTGGCATATTATGACAGCTATCGCTCTGAGTCACTGCCTGCCAACCTTCTTCAAGCACAACGCGATTACTTTGGAGCTCATACGTATCAGCGTGTGGATAAAGTAGGAACATTCCATACGGACTGGTTATCTAAATAA